A genomic segment from Spinacia oleracea cultivar Varoflay chromosome 3, BTI_SOV_V1, whole genome shotgun sequence encodes:
- the LOC110779967 gene encoding ubiquitin-conjugating enzyme E2 28: MASKRILKELKDLQKDPPTSCSAGPVGEDMFHWQATIMGPPDSPYAGGVFLVTIHFPPDYPFKPPKVAFRTKVFHPNINSNGSICLDILKEQWSPALTISKVLLSICSLLTDPNPDDPLVPEIAHMYKTDRAKYESTARSWTQKYAMG; encoded by the exons ATGGCGTCGAAAAGGATTTTGAAGGAGCTCAAGGATCTGCAGAAAGATCCTCCTACTTCCTGCAGTGCCG GTCCCGTGGGTGAAGACATGTTCCATTGGCAAGCAACCATTATGGGTCCTCCTGACAGTCCTTATGCAGGGGGTGTTTTCCTCGTCACTATTCATTTCCCCCCAGATTATCCATTTAAGCCCCCCaag GTAGCATTTAGGACAAAGGTCTTTCACCCAAACATTAACAGCAACGGAAGTATTTGCCTAGACATCTTGAAGGAACAATGGAGCCCCGCCCTTACCATTTCGAAG GTGTTGCTTTCGATCTGCTCGCTGTTGACAGACCCAAATCCCGATGATCCCCTAGTGCCAGAAATCGCTCACATGTACAAGACTGATAGAGCAAAGTATGAGAGCACCGCAAGGAGCTGGACTCAGAAGTATGCTATGGGCTAA